The following nucleotide sequence is from Candidatus Zixiibacteriota bacterium.
TCGCTCTCATCTTGGGGTTGCTGACAATGGACCTCGTGGTTTTTCACCGGCGGCCGCATGTCGTGTCAGCCGGTGAGGCATCGCGTTGGGTCGCCTTCTGGATCGGCTTGGCCGCGGCCTTTAATGTGTTCGTCTACTTCGAGTTCGGCACCGCCAAGGCGCTGGAGTTTACGGCCGGATATCTGGTCGAGGAGGCGCTTTCGGTCGACAACGTATTTGTCTTCCTGATCGTTTTCCGCTACTTCCATGTCCCGCGCGAACTGCAGCATCGCGTGCTGTTCTTCGGAATCCTTGGCGCCATCATCCTGCGCGGCATCTTTATCTGGATCGGTGCAACGCTGATCTCCCAGTTCAGTTGGGTGCTCTACATCTTCGGCGCGTTTCTGGTGTTCACCGGGATCAAGATCGTCGCGCAGGATGAGATGCAGGTGCATCCCGAGCGCAATCCGGTTCTGAAGCTCCTGCGGCGCATCCTGCCGATCACTGCCGACTACATGGGCACGCGGTTTCTTGTCCGTGCCGGTGAACGCTGGTTTGCGACGCCGCTTCTGGCGGTGCTGGTCGTTGTCGAAGCCACCGATCTGGTATTTGCCGTCGATTCAATCCCGGCGATCTTCGGCATCACCCACGATCCGTTTATTGTCTACACATCGAACATCTTCGCCATCCTGGGACTGCGGGCGCTTTTCATGCTGCTGGCGGGGATTATGGACAAGTTCCACTATCTGAAATACGGCCTCGGCATCGTTCTCTGTTTCATCGGCGTCAAAATGCTCATCGCGTGGTTTGTGCACATCCCCATCGAGATCTCACTCGGCGTCGTCGTGCTGTTGCTGGGCGGTTCGATCCTGTTGTCGTTTCTCCGGCCGGTCAAACCCGCGGAATCCCATGGTTCCGGGCCGGACGCCGGCACCGAGACCCCGCTGGAGGAATGATCACATCAACGCCCGCGCATCGCGTAGTACAGAACGCGCGGAGCATTCACCAGACCGGTCCAGAAAATGTTCGGACTGTGACGCAGCCGCCGTCGCGCGTAGGCGATGGCGCGGTCCCAGTTTTCGGCAAAAGGAACATAGAGTCGGTGGACGATTCCGCGGCGCAAAGCCGATGACGCCCTGCCCGTGTCGTCAATCCCCTCGAAGTATGAACCGGACGTGAGAGATTGGATCAGGGCCGCTCTCGGTACTCCCATCAACGTCTGTGTCTCAAACCGGGAGGGACCGATGGCCGCCGTCAAAACGACCTCGTTGAAGAAGCGTTCGATCAATCCCTGATCGTGCGTCGCGAACTCGACAAACACATCCTTCGCAAACAGCGCGCGTGCCAGGGACAGCATGCGCGATTTGATCTCGGCGGGCTGCTGCAGCGCAATCTCGGCGGATTCGCTGTAGATCCCGGTGCACAGTCTGATCCGGGACCCGGACGGCAGTTGGTCAATGTCCGTCACGGTGCGAAAGAGCCGCGATTGCAGGACGGTGCCGACAGTCCGTCCGTAGCGCGCGAAGAGCTCTGCGTGAATCGACAACGTCAGATCGGTCCATTGATGGTTTTCCATGTCGATCGTGGCTCGAATCCCGTGTTTCGACGCCGACTCGATCACGCGGCCGATGGCTTCCGCGCAGGCCGTCCGGTCGATCCCTCCCGGATCGATCACCATGCCATCGTTGTCCTTCGGGGCGACGACGAACGATGACGGCTTGAGACTCACCGAAGGTTTGCGCCCCGGTGGCAGCGCCTGGAGTCGCGCATCATGGGCCGCCGATTCGATCAACCGCACATACAACGCGACATAATGGTCCACGTCCTGCCCGGTCGCGGCATCCTCGCCGAGGATGTCGATTGTCGCAGAGATTCCGGCATCCGCCAGTTCGGCCGCCTTGTCGAGCGCCGCTTGCATCGAATCGCCCGCAATGTAGGGCTTCGAGAAAACGCGAATCGCTGTCTTGGGGAGTGAATCGACGAATACAAAACGCAGGTTCACGGCATCTCCGGCGACCGATTGCTGGCGCCGCCAGATTAGGGGGAAGTCCTGTCGCAATCAACGCCCAATTGCGTAACGCAGAGCCCACTCACTGCCCGGGCGCGGGGCGGGGTCGATCGTGTGTTTGTGTCCCAAAAGAAACCCGGGTGCTCCGCTGGGGCGGAACACCCGGCTCGAATTTAAGGGGGGTGGTTGGCCAGAGTACTTGTTTTGGGGGGGGCAAAACGTTCCCCCGACCTTCCGCCCCCGCTACTCGGTGACCATCATCGGAGGTCTCGTCACTACTACTTAAACATCCCGATCGACCTGAATGTTTAGGCGAATATTGTCCATGATCCGGACTCGATGGCCGCTGTTGCCCGGATTCAGCCAGGCGTTGCCCGCACGGAACCAGCGGCCGACGTTGAATCGCAGTGTGTATTGGACATCATCGCCCGCGGACAGGTCGTACACGCCGCGGACCGAATACTCCGAAGTGTAGTCGCTGCTGAATGTGAAGCGGCGTGACTCGCCCGCCGACCAGATGCGTCCGCGCACGAGAATCGAATTCCCCAGCAGGTCGTCGAGCCCATTCAGTTCATCCGAAGCACGCGCGGGCTGCAGCACGAACCGGACTTCTGTGTAGGCGCCGCGCACGACCGCACCGGACCCCAGCGGCTGCAACGCCGCATTCACCGGCAGAACATACGGTCCCTTGTGGCTGATGTCCGGATCACTCTCGTCGCGGCTTTCTTCCTCCGCGGTGATCTGTGTGTCGACCGCTCCCGCCTCGCCATCGACGAAGCGCAGCGACCGGATCACGACCGCCCCATAGTCGATTGTGATCGAATCGGGTCCCTCGGCCGCATAGCCCTGCTGCGTGTTCGGCGTGTCGCCGCCGACGATGTTGGCCGACGGACTGGCGAGGTTAAACTCGATGTTCCATGCCGTGCTGATGTCGGATAGCGAATTGTTGCTGCTCTCCGGACCGCATCCCAATGCCAGAATGCAGACGCCGACGATCAGCACTGCCGTCAGTGTGCGTTTCATCCTGCCTCCCTCCTGATTCATCTTCATCGTTCCCAAGCGGTGGTTGACTTCACTCCGGGTTACCTCAGCAAAACCATCTGATGCACTCTTGCGACGCCGTCTGAAACCAGACGGGCAAAGTAGACACCCGAGCCGACCGGACGCCCGTTATCGCCGCGTCCCTCCCAGTTCACAGTGTGCGATCCGGGCGCCAGGAGACCGTCGACCAACGTGGCGACCTTGCGGCCCAGAACATCGTAGACGTCAAGCTGTACCGGCTGATCGCCCACCGATGAAAACCGTATGGTAGTCGAGGGATTGAACGGATTGGGATAATTGAACAGATCGATTTCGTAGTCGATCGTGCCCAATCCGCGGTCGTCCTCAATGCCGGTCTCCAGTGTCACGGAGAAATCGGCCGACATGCTCGGCCCGGACGCGGAAATGTTCGTGATTGTCACGAACGTTTGCGCCCCGGCGTAGTTGTCCGAATTGGGCGTCGAGGCCGCGGAAAACGTGGTCTTGTTGGTGGTCCCGGGGAACGGATCGGCGCCATCGCCATAGTCGAGATTCTGTTCCAATTCCCAGAGACCGTCCGCCTGCTCCAACGCAACCCAGTAGTTCCCCGATGACGTGTGTCCGGGGTACCATTCCTTCGTATTGCCGCTCTGGCTGTCGTCGATGTGCCAGATGCAAAGCCCTGAGCCCGGTATACCCGTATCGTAGCCGGTCTTCTGACGGTTCTCGATCAGGAAATACTGGTTTCCGCCGGCGCCGTCGGACCAAACCCGGTACACGGTCGGCGAGGTCTCAACCGCCGGCAGGTTGACTCCGGTCAGATTCGAACTGACGACCGTCGGTGTGACGAAGCCGACCTGGCTTTTGCACCACGCGTCCATGTGCGCGGGCGAATTGCCCAACGATCCGTTCCACGAACCTGACGCCATCAGAGACCAGCGGCCCAGACCGCGCGAGCTGCCGTCGATGTCGTACAAATCCGGAAGCCCGAACAGGTGTCCGATCTCGTGGGCGTAGACACCGATCGTAATGTCGCCGGGAGAATTCCAGTATTCCGGCTGAACCGAGTACGCGCTGACATAAACACCGTCCCGGAGATTGGCGCTGATTCCCCATTTGTGCGACCAGATGTCATTGACGCTGCCGGTGAACTCCGCTCCCGCACCGGAATGCATGATGACCAGTCCGTCGACATACCCGTTCCCGTCGTTGTCGTAGTCTGAGAAATCGACGAGCGGATCGATCAATGCCACCAGGTCCTGCGTCAGCCTCTGCGTGTTATTCGGATAACTCCCCATGCCGAAGTTGCCGTTGACGTAGTACGCGTATGTTTGCGGGGCACGCTGCCAGCCGAGCGACGACGGGAGATTGACCGTGACCATTGTGAGATTGCCGTAGCTCATCTCGCTGTAAAAGTGGCGCACCGACCCCGATCCGGTTGAGAAAATCAGGTTGTCCAGCACGGTGGCGCTGACCTGCGACACCTTGTCGGAGAAGTCCACGCAGATCGCCAAAACGTTAAAGTCCCCGGAGACCGTGATGCCGGCCGCCATGCCTCCTCCGGGTGTGCAAATGCCGCGCTCCTGAAAATGCCCGCGCATCTCGGAATACAGTCCGATCCCGGCCGCCATCGACGGGGAGCCCTGGCGCAAGCTGTCCGGGAAGGGAGGCATCGCAACCAGCTCGGATAGCGGGCCGGATGCACACAGAGCGAGACAGCCCAATGCGACCCCGCACGCCAGCGTAGTTGCTCTGCCTTTAGCCATCATTATGATCCCTGCCCTTCTGGGTGTGTGAATGGGAGCCGAACACCGACTCCGCTGATCGTCACGACCGCACTCGTCGATTACGCGATGGGAGATGCGGGCCGGTTCCGGACAATCCTCAGTCTGATTTGATTCCGTTAAAGCGGTCGCCGACAGGACACATTCAGAGGCATCGTCGCATTCGCCTGAAGCAATCCGAGGAGTTTGGAATCGTAGTTCGTGTTTGGCCGGTTTCATTATTCCCCCCAAGGAACAAATCCTCCTGAGTGCGAGGCACTTCAGCGCAAGGGGCGTGCCGACGACAAGACCGCTCTGACCATATCGCCGATGAGGCGTAAGTCAACCTATGTCAATGCGTTAGGCTCTAACCGTCACGGGGCGGGTTCTCCGGGGACCAAGGGACCTCTCATTTCGCTGTGGAGAGTATGGGGGCTTTCCGACACCCACTCGGTCAGAGACGAGCCGTTGACCGCAGCGTGAATTCAATGCGGAGGGTCCGTAAGTTGCTATTCGCAGATTCTGCGACGCGGAAACCTGCGCTGATTGGGAAAACTACTTGACAAGGATGGGCTTATAGCGAGATTGCTTTTGACAAGAGTCGGTGGTCGAGCCGTTTCGGCATCTCACGATCCGACGATTACCTCAGGCGCATCGGCCGACCACAGGCAACGCATCGCAGTATTTGAGAATCAAAATCGCTCTTTCTTAGGTAAGGAGGCGGGCTCAGATGGCAAGTCGGAAATCCCTTCTGGCTATCGGCCTGACTCTGGCTTTGATGTTCACGCCGTTGTCACTCGGCTGGGCGGGCGGACAAGCCTCCGACGAAGGTGACGGTCATCCGTGGGATGACGGCACCACCGGCGAACAACAGCCGCCGCAACCGGACGGATCGACGACCGGCTTCCGTCCGACGGCACCGGTCGCGACGACGCAGTCGCAGCGATCGTATGCTGCCTCGGCCGTACTGCCCGGCGGCGCTGTCTGGGTTGCCGATGCGCTTTGGTCGTCGTGGCTGCGCATCATGAACATCAAAACGGAGAGCAGGTCGAGCACAGCAAACAATCGGCGATAGCGCCGCATCTCGAAGATTGAAATTGAGCATGAAGCCCCTTCCTCACGATGCTTCCGCGTTGCGCGAGACTATGGACGGCGTCGTACGTCTGCTCGACGACGACAACGTCACCGCGGCAGTGAACTTGATGGATCGTCTGGAGAGCGAAGCGCCCGTCACCCCCGGGGCCCCGCTCTTCGGCGAATGGTGCATGGTGCGCGCACGCCTGGCCCATGCCGAAGGACGGTATACCGATGCCGTCCGGGAGGCGCGTGCGTGCCTCGACATGATCCAATCGACCGGTTCTGACGCGGCAATTGCGGACGTTCACCGCCTGTTGGGCGGCGCCTATCTCGGGATGGGTGTCACCAAGAGCGCTCGGATGCACGCGCGCGATGCCATCGCCATTTATCGGCGTATCGGAGATCAAAATGGTGTGATGCATGCCGCCAATGACCTGGCACGCATTCACTTCGTCAGCAGCGAATACACTCTCGCCATCGACTTCCTCAATGATGCCGTCGAGATCGCCCGCCAGACGGGCAACCACGAACGTGAAACGGCGTTCATTGGGAATCTCGGTCGGATCTACCTGCTGCAGGGGCAGTGGCAATTGGCGCACGAGGCCCTGTCGCAAGCGTGTGGCCGAGCGGAGCGGGCCGGGAAAGACAGTTCGACCGCACGCAATCTGCTGTCGTTAGGATACCTTGGGATCCTTCGACACGAATTTGAAGCGTCTGCGCTATGCCTGGACCGAGCGTTGCAATACATCGAGCGCGCGGGATTGGTGCGGGAACGATCGATCCACTTTGAATACACCGGCTGGTGGCATTTCGAGCAACGGCACTGGATTCAGGCCAAGGAGGACTTCCGCTCGGCGCTGCAAATCGGCCAGAAACTGAGTTCCGAAAACGATTTGGTCT
It contains:
- a CDS encoding TerC family protein, with amino-acid sequence MMETTASPIFWVGFLALILGLLTMDLVVFHRRPHVVSAGEASRWVAFWIGLAAAFNVFVYFEFGTAKALEFTAGYLVEEALSVDNVFVFLIVFRYFHVPRELQHRVLFFGILGAIILRGIFIWIGATLISQFSWVLYIFGAFLVFTGIKIVAQDEMQVHPERNPVLKLLRRILPITADYMGTRFLVRAGERWFATPLLAVLVVVEATDLVFAVDSIPAIFGITHDPFIVYTSNIFAILGLRALFMLLAGIMDKFHYLKYGLGIVLCFIGVKMLIAWFVHIPIEISLGVVVLLLGGSILLSFLRPVKPAESHGSGPDAGTETPLEE
- a CDS encoding proline dehydrogenase family protein, which gives rise to MNLRFVFVDSLPKTAIRVFSKPYIAGDSMQAALDKAAELADAGISATIDILGEDAATGQDVDHYVALYVRLIESAAHDARLQALPPGRKPSVSLKPSSFVVAPKDNDGMVIDPGGIDRTACAEAIGRVIESASKHGIRATIDMENHQWTDLTLSIHAELFARYGRTVGTVLQSRLFRTVTDIDQLPSGSRIRLCTGIYSESAEIALQQPAEIKSRMLSLARALFAKDVFVEFATHDQGLIERFFNEVVLTAAIGPSRFETQTLMGVPRAALIQSLTSGSYFEGIDDTGRASSALRRGIVHRLYVPFAENWDRAIAYARRRLRHSPNIFWTGLVNAPRVLYYAMRGR
- a CDS encoding M6 family metalloprotease domain-containing protein; translation: MPPFPDSLRQGSPSMAAGIGLYSEMRGHFQERGICTPGGGMAAGITVSGDFNVLAICVDFSDKVSQVSATVLDNLIFSTGSGSVRHFYSEMSYGNLTMVTVNLPSSLGWQRAPQTYAYYVNGNFGMGSYPNNTQRLTQDLVALIDPLVDFSDYDNDGNGYVDGLVIMHSGAGAEFTGSVNDIWSHKWGISANLRDGVYVSAYSVQPEYWNSPGDITIGVYAHEIGHLFGLPDLYDIDGSSRGLGRWSLMASGSWNGSLGNSPAHMDAWCKSQVGFVTPTVVSSNLTGVNLPAVETSPTVYRVWSDGAGGNQYFLIENRQKTGYDTGIPGSGLCIWHIDDSQSGNTKEWYPGHTSSGNYWVALEQADGLWELEQNLDYGDGADPFPGTTNKTTFSAASTPNSDNYAGAQTFVTITNISASGPSMSADFSVTLETGIEDDRGLGTIDYEIDLFNYPNPFNPSTTIRFSSVGDQPVQLDVYDVLGRKVATLVDGLLAPGSHTVNWEGRGDNGRPVGSGVYFARLVSDGVARVHQMVLLR